From one Lycium ferocissimum isolate CSIRO_LF1 chromosome 7, AGI_CSIRO_Lferr_CH_V1, whole genome shotgun sequence genomic stretch:
- the LOC132065660 gene encoding pentatricopeptide repeat-containing protein At2g22410, mitochondrial, whose product MRIISPSFTINCYKSLHHSLKPLPKTISSSYCIISCSKLPHYKTKLDKSHFKWRTNHILVQSNPLLSLLETKCKYMTQLKQIQSQMILTGIFSNGFSASRLIAFCALSEKGNLDYCKKILYNMENPNTFSWNMVIRGFTESEKNTEDAIFLYKQMVITSIKPDNHTFPLLFKICSRLDFYYMGQEIIVHVLRIGYDKDVFVHNSMIHFLVSCGLLEDANKVFYESSVRDLVSWNSLINGYVRSGRPREALNVFEKMKMASVEPDEVTIIGMVGACAQLENLELGRNLHRYFMDKCLCFSVPLCNALMDMYMKNGSLNEAKALFESMDERSVVSWTTMINGFAKFGLLNEARSLFNEMPEKRIVQWNALIGGYVQAKRVKEALVLFQEMQTMNVKPDEVTMVSCLSACAQLGALDLGVWIHHYVKKHNLSLTVSLGTALVDMYAKCGNIEKALQVFHEMPVRNSLTWTAAIGALAHNGNGHDALSYFSKMVDSGLRPDDVTFLGVLSACCHGGLVEEGRKIFAQMSAKFKIPPKSKHYSCMVDLLGRAGLLEEAYELVQIVPMEADASVWGALFFACRVHGNIEIGEKAALKLLELDPDDTGTYVLLANMYVEANMQHKARDVRKMMGERGLEKTPGCSSIEVNGNLCEFIVRDKTHPQSDQIYECLVHLTGHMGIVKHFPYIRYDLLFDSDVYGAI is encoded by the coding sequence atGCGTATTATTTCCCCATCCTTCACTATCAACTGCTACAAATCACTACACCATTCACTAAAACCTCTCCCCAAAACCATTTCTTCTTCATATTGTATAATCTCTTGCTCTAAATTACCTCACTACAAAACCAAACTTGACAAATCCCATTTCAAATGGAGAACAAATCACATTTTAGTCCAAAGCAATCCAttactttcccttttagaaaccaaatgcaaataCATGACTCAACTCAAACAAATCCAATCTCAAATGATTCTCACAGGCATTTTCTCAAATGGGTTTAGTGCAAGTCGTTTAATTGCCTTTTGTGCCCTTTCAGAAAAGGGTAATCTTGattattgtaaaaaaatattgtataatatggAAAACCCAAATACATTTTCTTGGAATATGGTTATAAGGGGTTttactgaaagtgaaaaaaacaCTGAAGATGCAATCTTTTTGTATAAACAGATGGTTATAACATCAATAAAGCCTGATAATCATACTTTTCCTTTGTTATTTAAGATATGTTCAAGATTGGATTTTTATTATATGGGTCAAGAGATTATTGTGCATGTTTTGAGGATTGGTTATGATAAAGATGTGTTTGTGCATAATTCAATGattcattttttggtttcttgtggattgttggaggaTGCAAATAAGGTGTTTTATGAGAGTTCTGTGAGGGACTTGGTTTCTTGGAATTCACTGATTAATGGTTATGTTAGGAGTGGGAGACCGAGGGAAGCATTGAATGTAtttgagaagatgaaaatgGCGTCCGTGGAGCCTGATGAAGTCACTATCATCGGGATGGTAGGGGCGTGTGCTCAGCTCGAGAATTTGGAGCTCGGGAGAAATTTGCATAGATACTTTATGGACAAGTGTTTGTGTTTTAGCGTACCGCTTTGCAATGCACTGATGGACATGTATATGAAGAATGGGAGTCTAAATGAAGCAAAGGCTTTGTTTGAGAGTATGGATGAGAGGAGTGTGGTAAGTTGGACCACGATGATTAATGGATTTGCTAAATTTGGACTTTTGAATGAAGCGAGGAGTCTTTTCAATGAGATGCCAGAGAAACGTATTGTACAGTGGAATGCCTTGATTGGAGGTTATGTCCAAGCTAAGCGTGTTAAAGAGGCACTGGTTTTGTTTCAAGAAATGCAAACCATGAATGTAAAACCTGATGAAGTTACAATGGTTAGTTGTCTATCAGCTTGTGCACAACTTGGAGCACTTGATCTTGGGGTTTGGATCCACCACTACGTCAAAAAACATAACCTTTCTTTAACTGTTTCCCTGGGAACTGCACTTGTTGATATGTATGCCAAATGTGGAAACATTGAAAAGGCACTCCAGGTTTTTCACGAGATGCCTGTCAGAAACTCATTGACTTGGACGGCCGCAATTGGTGCCTTAGCGCATAATGGAAATGGACATGACGCTCTATCGTATTTTTCAAAGATGGTTGACAGTGGCTTGAGACCAGATGATGTCACATTTCTTGGGGTCTTGTCAGCTTGTTGTCATGGAGGTTTGGTTGAAGAGGGGCGAAAGATTTTTGCTCAAATGAGCGCCAAGTTCAAAATTCCTCCTAAATCTAAACATTACTCTTGCATGGTGGACCTTTTGGGTCGGGCAGGACTCCTGGAAGAAGCTTATGAGCTTGTCCAGATAGTGCCAATGGAGGCTGATGCTTCAGTTTGGGGAGCATTGTTTTTCGCTTGTCGAGTTCATGGGAACATTGAGATTGGGGAAAAGGCAGCTCtgaaacttcttgaattggATCCTGATGATACTGGAACTTATGTCTTACTTGCTAACATGTATGTTGAAGCAAATATGCAGCATAAGGCACGAGATGTGAGGAAGATGATGGGTGAAAGAGGATTAGAAAAAACACCTGGTTGCAGCTCCATTGAAGTAAATGGAAATCTGTGCGAGTTTATTGTTAGAGACAAGACACATCCTCAGTCCGATCAGATTTATGAATGTCTGGTTCACTTAACAGGACACATGGGAATAGTTAAACATTTTCCATATATCAGATATGACCTGTTATTTGATTCTGATGTTTACGGCGCAATATAA
- the LOC132065661 gene encoding E3 ubiquitin-protein ligase BIG BROTHER-like produces MNWNQQMEIHYANAAMPYNSIGSFMDFFGGVTYDHVNYIFANPPYAQESLYPSISTNPYKFGYSEAGSFSYYDYGHEYVVNDHISGIEEHDKHLENPSTVAGDQNVAANVYREEISGSNSLTNSVECPRGQINTRDSEVVWQDSIDPDNMTYEELLELGEAVGTQSRGLSQDQISLLPITKFKCGLFSRKKSRKERCVVCQMEYKRNDRQITLPCKHVYHAGCGSRWLSINKACPICYTEVVINTSKR; encoded by the exons ATGAACTGGAATCAGCAAATGGAAATTCATTACGCGAATGCTGCTATGCCTTATAATTCAATTGGAAGTTTTATGGATTTCTTTGGAGGTGTTACATATGACcatgtaaattatatatttgcCAATCCTCCATATGCTCAG GAGAGTTTATATCCATCCATCAGCACCAATCCATACAAATTTGGATATTCTGAAGCAGGTAGTTTCTCATATTATGATTATGGTCATGAATATGTGGTAAATGATCATATATCTGGAATCGAGGAGCATGATAAACATTTAGAGAACCCTTCAACCGTTGCTGGTGACCAGAATGTAGCTGCAAATGTGTATAGAGAGGAAATTTCTGGCTCCAATTCACTCACGAATTCTGTGGAAT GTCCCAGGGGTCAAATTAATACTCGTGACAGTGAG GTTGTTTGGCAAGATAGTATCGACCCTGACAACATGACCTATGag GAATTACTTGAGTTGGGGGAGGCTGTTGGAACTCAAAGCAGAGGTCTTTCGCAAGATCAAATCTCCTTGCTTCCAATCACAAAGTTTAAGTGTGGCTTATTCTcaagaaagaaatcaagaaaggaAAG ATGTGTGGTCTGCCAGATGGAGTACAAACGAAATGACCGGCAGATTACTCTTCCCTGCAAACATGTCTATCATGCTGGTTGTGGCAGCAGATGGCTAAGTATCAACAAA GCTTGCCCAATTTGCTACACGGAAGTGGTGATTAATACATCGAAGCGGTGA